From the Astatotilapia calliptera chromosome 6, fAstCal1.2, whole genome shotgun sequence genome, one window contains:
- the sh3d19 gene encoding SH3 domain-containing protein 19 isoform X2 yields MAESRREEEEENEGERTSQASDGAERTKNQEHLHSSPGPLSSIRAAIKRTRTNSQSNNRDRRRPQITFVAAEPLTSNTWFTGSSVVSPPPQPGSVSQVIKEKTGEEHTVKPTPAPRRSSCTATSATQADPTAAVTQRGDTPPLAEKRPAGTKPQKPPRPLLPKQADRKAAEKVVTNTAALTNAEDQSDPGSDGKQLRQQDSTHTCVRSVTVHWNIPVNHPSVAPEPGDATLSPSNSNRSQRPVPRPRTKSLKQAPEEEAKVQTLVEICESFGDIQSDNQEFHSNKYLKELLEVFGADNECEQGGGITDQADESSQSEDAPDEMSGSNNQRSIRATIQAFESQATGEDGNGNESSKPQLPARKPSIRPPVAAKPFVALKPPFTPSIDDDSQNISGANIFKNAMTAPRPQPPEKPAGLSIREELEALHSKGAMSQISRSPLTRISQVYEEESSPFPPEYSPFPPIPPVKEPLKPNLNINNHNSASVVREKEYVETPINPMPFKPPRNSNINGGSVTVPSLPKRPTTIRVPSKTSSDSSWDDPPPLPIQNPVGSLNNSMNHKKSLQSSLSLQEPFSAMPMPSLPPRKPSVNKSLPPRPPAAKIAPGRPPQSFKATGRSQSLSWDASPKLQPEKPHRKELVLPPRPNPGHRLYNKYTLQLPHGIASFDYKGSSSRELSFQKNEVLLLLREINHNELECQVGQTRGKVHKSCMKIITPLSSDESSPQDSDQTGLKVQVVHDFDPEGPGELSLRAGDIVTMVEKVDSEWYMGTCRGSTGFFPINHVKVLLDSPKPLPERKPKPPPTPAKVSGPRCMARFDFEGEHSDELSFSEGDVIQLKEYMGQDWARGQIGGHTGIFPLNFVDVIEDLPPPPSQKPSKKVALPGMAAASPSMHPEAGKPAQASHSDVEWVVALYDYAGRTEEELSFQQGDCILVTKHMDAEWSCGRLNGREGLFPRNYAESTTGQQPFNNQENGAAGGGRARALYSFASTCDEELSLRVGDIVTNLESIDDEWFLGDLRGKRALVPKNYVQVLD; encoded by the exons GTGATCAAAGAGAAGACTGGGGAGGAACACACTGTAAAGCCCACTCCAGCCCCCCGCCGGAGCAGCTGCACAGCCACAAGCGCCACACAGGCTGACCCTACCGCTGCCGTCACACAGCGTGGTGACACTCCACCGTTAGCGGAGAAAAGACCTGCTG GTACAAAGCCACAAAAGCCACCCAGGCCCTTGCTGCCGAAACAAGcagacagaaaagcagcagagaaGGTTGTGACAAATACTGCAGCGCTCACAAACGCTGAGGACCAAAGTGATCCTGGCTCTGATGGAAAGCAACTTCGACAGCAAGACTCCACGCACACGTGCGTCCGATCTGTAACTGTCCACTGGAACATTCCCGTAAACCATCCTTCTGTTGCCCCTGAACCTGGTGACGCCACTCTTTCACCTTCAAACTCCAATCGCAGCCAACGTCCCGTTCCACGCCCTCGCACGAAATCCCTTAAGCAAGCACCCGAAGAGGAGGCTAAAGTTCAGACTTTGGTTGAAATCTGTGAAAGTTTTGGGGATATTCAATCTGATAACCAGGAGTTCCACTCAAATAAGTATTTAAAGGAGTTGTTGGAGGTTTTCGGTGCAGATAACGAGTGCGAGCAGGGCGGTGGCATCACTGATCAAGCCGACGAATCCTCGCAAAGTGAAGATGCTCCTGACGAGATGAGCGGCAGCAACAATCAACGTAGCATCCGGGCCACGATCCAGGCCTTTGAGAGCCAGGCTACCGGCGAGGACGGAAATGGGAATGAATCTAGCAAACCGCAGCTTCCTGCCAGGAAGCCATCCATTAGACCTCCGGTTGCTGCTAAACCTTTTGTAGCTCTCAAACCTCCGTTTACCCCGAGTATAGACGATGACAGTCAAAACATATCGGGGgcaaacatctttaaaaacgCTATGACAGCCCccagacctcagcctcctgagaaACCCGCAGGTCTATCAATAAGGGAGGAACTGGAGGCTTTACACAGCAAGGGGGCAATGTCACAAATATCACGCTCTCCGCTGACCAGAATCAGTCAGGTGTATGAGGAAGAATCTTCACCTTTTCCACCTGAATATTCACCTTTTCCACCTATACCTCCGGTGAAGGAACCACTCAAACCCAATCTGAATATAAACAACCACAACTCGGCCTCCGtggtcagagagaaagagtaTGTGGAGACTCCAATAA ATCCGATGCCATTTAAACCGCCGCGTAACTCTAACATCAATGGAGGCTCCGTCACCGTGCCAAGCCTGCCGAAACGACCAACCACCATCAGGGTCCCCAGCAAAACCAGTTCAG attCCTCCTGGGAtgatcctcctcctcttccaatTCAGAACCCCGTGGGCTCACTAAACAACTCAATGAACCACAAAAAAAGCCTGCAGTCCAGCTTGTCCCTCCAG GAGCCTTTCAGTGCTATGCCAATGCCATCTCTGCCACCTCG GAAGCCAAGTGTGAACAAAAGCCTCCCACCTCGCCCACCTGCTGCCAAAATAGCCCCGGGAAGGCCTCCCCAAAGCTTCAAAGCCACAGGTCGCTCTCAGTCGCTGTCATGGGACGCTTCACCTAAACTCCAGCCAGAGAAGCCCCACAGGAAAGAACTCGTCTTACCCCCAAGGCCCAACCCAGGCCACCGCCTCTACAACAAATACACT TTGCAGCTTCCCCATGGGATTGCAAGCTTTGACTACAAAGGGAGTAGTTCAAGAGAGCTGTCATTCCAG AAAAacgaagtgctgctgctgctcagagaAATTAATCACAATGAATTGGAGTGCCAAGTTGGACAAACTAGAGGAAAAGTCCACAAGTCCTGCATGAAGATTATAACTCCCCTTTCCTCGGATGAATCTTCACCACAG GATTCTGACCAAACTGGGCTAAAGGTGCAGGTCGTACATGACTTCGATCCAG AGGGCCCCGGAGAGCTGAGTCTGAGAGCGGGAGATATTGTGACCATGGTGGAGAAGGTGGACAGCGAGTGGTACATGGGCACCTGTAGGGGATCTACTGGTTTCTTTCCCATCAATCATGTCAAAGTCCTG TTGGATTCACCAAAACCCCTCCCAGAAAGGAAACCAAAGCCGCCACCAACACCCGCAAAAGTCAG TGGTCCCAGGTGTATGGCGAGGTTCGACTTTGAAGGGGAGCACAGTGATGAGCTGTCGTTCTCTGAGGGTGATGTGATCCAGCTGAAGGAGTATATGGGACAGGACTGGGCACGGGGACAGATCGGCGGCCACACTGGCATCTTCCCCCTTAACTTTGTAGACGTCATTGAAGATCTGCCTCCACCCCCGAGTCAGAAACCCAGTAAGAAGGTCGCACTGCCCG GGATGGCTGCCGCTTCTCCAAGCATGCACCCTGAGGCTGGCAAACCTGCTCAG GCGTCTCACTCTGACGTGGAGTGGGTGGTGGCTCTGTATGATTATGCAGGGAGGACAGAGGAAGAGCTGTCCTTTCAACAGGGCGACTGTATCCTCGTCACCAAGCACATGGATGCTGAGTGGAGCTGTGGCAGGCTCAACGGCAGGGAGGGCCTCTTCCCCAGGAATTATGCGGAAAGCACCACAG GCCAGCAGCCGTTTAATAACCAGGAGAATGGAGCTGCTGGAGGCGGGAGAGCCAGGGCTCTGTACAGCTTCGCATCAACCTGTGATGAGGAGCTCTCCCTGCGG GTTGGGGATATTGTAACCAATCTCGAGTCCATAGATGATGAATGGTTTTTAGGGGACCTGAGGGGCAAACGGGCCTTGGTTCCTAAAAACTACGTGCAAGTACTGGATTAA
- the rps3a gene encoding small ribosomal subunit protein eS1, protein MAVGKNKRLTKGGKKGAKKKIVDPFSKKDWYDVKAPAMFNIRNLGKTLVTRTQGTRIASDGLKGRVFEVSLADLQNDEVAFRKFKLITEDVQGKNCLTNFHGMDLTRDKMCSMVKKWQTMIEAHVDVKTTDGYLLRLFCVGFTKKRANQIRKTSYAQHQQVRQIRKKMMEIMTREVQTNDLKEVVNKLIPDSVGKDIEKACQSIYPLHDVYVRKVKMLKKPKFELGKLMELHGEGGAAGAAKASGDDTGAKVERADGYEPPIQETV, encoded by the exons ATGGCAGTCGGCAAGAATAAGAGGCTGACCAAAGGCGGCAAAAAGGGTGCCAAAAAGAAGAT TGTGGACCCTTTCTCCAAGAAGGACTGGTATGATGTCAAGGCACCAGCCATGTTCAACATCCGCAATCTTGGCAAGACCTTGGTCACCAGGACTCAGGGAACCA GAATCGCCTCAGATGGTCTGAAGGGACGTGTGTTTGAAGTGAGCCTCGCTGATCTCCAGAATGATGAGGTGGCCTTCCGCAAGTTCAAGCTCATCACTGAGGATGTTCAGGGCAAGAACTGCCTCACCAACTTCCACGGCATGGACCTGACCCGTGACAAGATGTGCTCCATGGTCAAGAAGTGGCAG ACCATGATTGAGGCCCATGTGGATGTGAAGACCACCGATGGCTACCTTCTGCGTCTTTTCTGTGTGGGTTTCACAAAGAAGCGTGCTAATCAGATCAGAAAGACCTCCTACGCCCAGCACCAACAGGTCCGCCAAATCCGCAAGAAGATGATGGAGATCATGACACGTGAGGTTCAGACCAATGACCTGAAGGAAGTGGTCAACAAGTT GATCCCTGACAGTGTTGGCAAGGACATCGAGAAGGCATGCCAGTCCATTTACCCTCTGCACGATGTGTACGTTCGCAAGGTCAAGATGCTTAAGAAGCCCAAGTTCGAGT TGGGCAAGCTGATGGAGCTCCATGGTGAGGGTGGTGCTGCTGGTGCTGCAAAGGCTTCCGGTGATGACACTGGAGCTAAGGTGGAGAGGGCTGATGGCTATGAGCCCCCCATTCAGGAGACAGTGTAA
- the sh3d19 gene encoding SH3 domain-containing protein 19 isoform X1 — MFMVLPEGNQFILAKLVHQHVSVHPADGAERTKNQEHLHSSPGPLSSIRAAIKRTRTNSQSNNRDRRRPQITFVAAEPLTSNTWFTGSSVVSPPPQPGSVSQVIKEKTGEEHTVKPTPAPRRSSCTATSATQADPTAAVTQRGDTPPLAEKRPAGTKPQKPPRPLLPKQADRKAAEKVVTNTAALTNAEDQSDPGSDGKQLRQQDSTHTCVRSVTVHWNIPVNHPSVAPEPGDATLSPSNSNRSQRPVPRPRTKSLKQAPEEEAKVQTLVEICESFGDIQSDNQEFHSNKYLKELLEVFGADNECEQGGGITDQADESSQSEDAPDEMSGSNNQRSIRATIQAFESQATGEDGNGNESSKPQLPARKPSIRPPVAAKPFVALKPPFTPSIDDDSQNISGANIFKNAMTAPRPQPPEKPAGLSIREELEALHSKGAMSQISRSPLTRISQVYEEESSPFPPEYSPFPPIPPVKEPLKPNLNINNHNSASVVREKEYVETPINPMPFKPPRNSNINGGSVTVPSLPKRPTTIRVPSKTSSDSSWDDPPPLPIQNPVGSLNNSMNHKKSLQSSLSLQEPFSAMPMPSLPPRKPSVNKSLPPRPPAAKIAPGRPPQSFKATGRSQSLSWDASPKLQPEKPHRKELVLPPRPNPGHRLYNKYTLQLPHGIASFDYKGSSSRELSFQKNEVLLLLREINHNELECQVGQTRGKVHKSCMKIITPLSSDESSPQDSDQTGLKVQVVHDFDPEGPGELSLRAGDIVTMVEKVDSEWYMGTCRGSTGFFPINHVKVLLDSPKPLPERKPKPPPTPAKVSGPRCMARFDFEGEHSDELSFSEGDVIQLKEYMGQDWARGQIGGHTGIFPLNFVDVIEDLPPPPSQKPSKKVALPGMAAASPSMHPEAGKPAQASHSDVEWVVALYDYAGRTEEELSFQQGDCILVTKHMDAEWSCGRLNGREGLFPRNYAESTTGQQPFNNQENGAAGGGRARALYSFASTCDEELSLRVGDIVTNLESIDDEWFLGDLRGKRALVPKNYVQVLD; from the exons GTGATCAAAGAGAAGACTGGGGAGGAACACACTGTAAAGCCCACTCCAGCCCCCCGCCGGAGCAGCTGCACAGCCACAAGCGCCACACAGGCTGACCCTACCGCTGCCGTCACACAGCGTGGTGACACTCCACCGTTAGCGGAGAAAAGACCTGCTG GTACAAAGCCACAAAAGCCACCCAGGCCCTTGCTGCCGAAACAAGcagacagaaaagcagcagagaaGGTTGTGACAAATACTGCAGCGCTCACAAACGCTGAGGACCAAAGTGATCCTGGCTCTGATGGAAAGCAACTTCGACAGCAAGACTCCACGCACACGTGCGTCCGATCTGTAACTGTCCACTGGAACATTCCCGTAAACCATCCTTCTGTTGCCCCTGAACCTGGTGACGCCACTCTTTCACCTTCAAACTCCAATCGCAGCCAACGTCCCGTTCCACGCCCTCGCACGAAATCCCTTAAGCAAGCACCCGAAGAGGAGGCTAAAGTTCAGACTTTGGTTGAAATCTGTGAAAGTTTTGGGGATATTCAATCTGATAACCAGGAGTTCCACTCAAATAAGTATTTAAAGGAGTTGTTGGAGGTTTTCGGTGCAGATAACGAGTGCGAGCAGGGCGGTGGCATCACTGATCAAGCCGACGAATCCTCGCAAAGTGAAGATGCTCCTGACGAGATGAGCGGCAGCAACAATCAACGTAGCATCCGGGCCACGATCCAGGCCTTTGAGAGCCAGGCTACCGGCGAGGACGGAAATGGGAATGAATCTAGCAAACCGCAGCTTCCTGCCAGGAAGCCATCCATTAGACCTCCGGTTGCTGCTAAACCTTTTGTAGCTCTCAAACCTCCGTTTACCCCGAGTATAGACGATGACAGTCAAAACATATCGGGGgcaaacatctttaaaaacgCTATGACAGCCCccagacctcagcctcctgagaaACCCGCAGGTCTATCAATAAGGGAGGAACTGGAGGCTTTACACAGCAAGGGGGCAATGTCACAAATATCACGCTCTCCGCTGACCAGAATCAGTCAGGTGTATGAGGAAGAATCTTCACCTTTTCCACCTGAATATTCACCTTTTCCACCTATACCTCCGGTGAAGGAACCACTCAAACCCAATCTGAATATAAACAACCACAACTCGGCCTCCGtggtcagagagaaagagtaTGTGGAGACTCCAATAA ATCCGATGCCATTTAAACCGCCGCGTAACTCTAACATCAATGGAGGCTCCGTCACCGTGCCAAGCCTGCCGAAACGACCAACCACCATCAGGGTCCCCAGCAAAACCAGTTCAG attCCTCCTGGGAtgatcctcctcctcttccaatTCAGAACCCCGTGGGCTCACTAAACAACTCAATGAACCACAAAAAAAGCCTGCAGTCCAGCTTGTCCCTCCAG GAGCCTTTCAGTGCTATGCCAATGCCATCTCTGCCACCTCG GAAGCCAAGTGTGAACAAAAGCCTCCCACCTCGCCCACCTGCTGCCAAAATAGCCCCGGGAAGGCCTCCCCAAAGCTTCAAAGCCACAGGTCGCTCTCAGTCGCTGTCATGGGACGCTTCACCTAAACTCCAGCCAGAGAAGCCCCACAGGAAAGAACTCGTCTTACCCCCAAGGCCCAACCCAGGCCACCGCCTCTACAACAAATACACT TTGCAGCTTCCCCATGGGATTGCAAGCTTTGACTACAAAGGGAGTAGTTCAAGAGAGCTGTCATTCCAG AAAAacgaagtgctgctgctgctcagagaAATTAATCACAATGAATTGGAGTGCCAAGTTGGACAAACTAGAGGAAAAGTCCACAAGTCCTGCATGAAGATTATAACTCCCCTTTCCTCGGATGAATCTTCACCACAG GATTCTGACCAAACTGGGCTAAAGGTGCAGGTCGTACATGACTTCGATCCAG AGGGCCCCGGAGAGCTGAGTCTGAGAGCGGGAGATATTGTGACCATGGTGGAGAAGGTGGACAGCGAGTGGTACATGGGCACCTGTAGGGGATCTACTGGTTTCTTTCCCATCAATCATGTCAAAGTCCTG TTGGATTCACCAAAACCCCTCCCAGAAAGGAAACCAAAGCCGCCACCAACACCCGCAAAAGTCAG TGGTCCCAGGTGTATGGCGAGGTTCGACTTTGAAGGGGAGCACAGTGATGAGCTGTCGTTCTCTGAGGGTGATGTGATCCAGCTGAAGGAGTATATGGGACAGGACTGGGCACGGGGACAGATCGGCGGCCACACTGGCATCTTCCCCCTTAACTTTGTAGACGTCATTGAAGATCTGCCTCCACCCCCGAGTCAGAAACCCAGTAAGAAGGTCGCACTGCCCG GGATGGCTGCCGCTTCTCCAAGCATGCACCCTGAGGCTGGCAAACCTGCTCAG GCGTCTCACTCTGACGTGGAGTGGGTGGTGGCTCTGTATGATTATGCAGGGAGGACAGAGGAAGAGCTGTCCTTTCAACAGGGCGACTGTATCCTCGTCACCAAGCACATGGATGCTGAGTGGAGCTGTGGCAGGCTCAACGGCAGGGAGGGCCTCTTCCCCAGGAATTATGCGGAAAGCACCACAG GCCAGCAGCCGTTTAATAACCAGGAGAATGGAGCTGCTGGAGGCGGGAGAGCCAGGGCTCTGTACAGCTTCGCATCAACCTGTGATGAGGAGCTCTCCCTGCGG GTTGGGGATATTGTAACCAATCTCGAGTCCATAGATGATGAATGGTTTTTAGGGGACCTGAGGGGCAAACGGGCCTTGGTTCCTAAAAACTACGTGCAAGTACTGGATTAA